The sequence below is a genomic window from Deltaproteobacteria bacterium.
ACGGTAATGAGCGAGATGAACGTTTCCCGGCGCCGCGCGCGCAGGTAACGCATGCCTATGAAGAGCTCGTAATTCACGCAAATGCATTTTCACCACGAAGGACACGCAGCACACGAAGTTGGGAATTTGAATATTCCCTCATCATACGTTCGTGATCTTTGTGTCCTTCGTGGTGAATCATTCTTGACGTTTAAGGCTATCGCTGCGGCCGCAGCAACGGAAACAGTATCACATCGCGAATCGACGGCGAGTCGGTAAAAAACATCACCAACCGATCGATGCCAATGCCCTCGCCGGCCGCCGGCGGCATGCCGTATTCGAGGGCTCGGACATAGTCGTCGTCGATCGGGTTGGCCTCATCGTCGCCTTTGGCGCGCGCCTCCATCTGTTCGAGAAACCGCTCGTGCTGATCGGCGGGATCGTTCAACTCGGAAAAAGCGTTGGCCAGCTCGCGGCCGCCGATGTAGAGCTCGAAACGATCGACCAGCGTTGGATCCGTATCGTTCTTGCGCGCCAGCGGCGAAACTTCCAAGGGATATCCGGTCATGAAAGTTGGCTGAATCAGCTTGGCTTCGGCCATTTCCTCGAAAACAGCCACCAACAGCTTGCCGTAGGGCACATCGAGATCGATCTTTAAATTTTTGCTTATCGCAAAGCGCTTGAGGCTATCGAGGTCGGCGAGATCGGCCGGGCTCGCGCCGCCGTATTCCATGACGGCCTGACGAATGGTCAGTCGCCGCCAAGGCCGCGTCAGATTGATCGTCGCGCCGCCATAGGAAACTTCGGGCGATCCAACAACTTCCTGCGCCAACGTTACGAATAACTCTTCGGTCAGCTCGATCAAATCCTCAAAAGTGGCGTAGGCCTGGTAGAATTCAACCATGGTAAATTCCGGATTGTGCCGCACCGAGATGCCCTCGTTGCGAAAATTTCGGTTGAGCTCAAAGACTCGCTCGAAGCCGCCGACCAGGAGCCGCTTCAAGAACAACTCAGGCGCCACCCGCATGTAGAGCTCCATGTCGAGCGCATTGTGATGGGTAATAAACGGCCGCGCCGCGGCGCCACCCGGGATGGCTTGCATCATCGGTGTTTCGACTTCGAGAAAGTCACGCTCTTCGAAAAATCGCCGCAGTCGGCGCACAATCTTCGAGCGTTTTTCGAAGGCATCGCGCACTTCGGGATTGACCATCAGGTCGACGTAGCGTTGGCGGTAGCGTGCTTCGACGTCGGCCAAGCCATGCCACTTCTCCGGCAGTGGCCGCAGGCATTTGGTGAGCAAACGTAGAGAGGCGGCTTCCAGCGTCAGTTCACGCGTGCGCG
It includes:
- the lysS gene encoding lysine--tRNA ligase, with amino-acid sequence MSDSENKPSEDSEQVEVRRQKLAKLKEAGGPVYPNDFKPSQTISEIHLKYAERDDAALAEAPRDLRIAGRIMAIRRMGKASFFHIQDRRGRLQIYVQQNQLGEAGYNLFRTLDVGDIVGLTGHLFRTRTRELTLEAASLRLLTKCLRPLPEKWHGLADVEARYRQRYVDLMVNPEVRDAFEKRSKIVRRLRRFFEERDFLEVETPMMQAIPGGAAARPFITHHNALDMELYMRVAPELFLKRLLVGGFERVFELNRNFRNEGISVRHNPEFTMVEFYQAYATFEDLIELTEELFVTLAQEVVGSPEVSYGGATINLTRPWRRLTIRQAVMEYGGASPADLADLDSLKRFAISKNLKIDLDVPYGKLLVAVFEEMAEAKLIQPTFMTGYPLEVSPLARKNDTDPTLVDRFELYIGGRELANAFSELNDPADQHERFLEQMEARAKGDDEANPIDDDYVRALEYGMPPAAGEGIGIDRLVMFFTDSPSIRDVILFPLLRPQR